In Rhizophagus irregularis chromosome 30, complete sequence, a genomic segment contains:
- a CDS encoding Ras- protein Rab6, producing the protein MAAASPSEFSNPLRKFKLVFLGEQSVGKTSLITRFMYDTFDNTYQATIGIDFLSKTMYLEDRTVRLQLWDTAGQERFRSLIPSYIRDSSVAVVVYDITNRNSFMNTAKWIDDVRAERGNDVIIVLVGNKTDLNDKRQVTTEEGEKKAKEFNVMFIETSAKAGHNVKTLFRKIAQALPGMENTMNEPQNQLIDVNINSGTQNNSEGNSCAC; encoded by the exons aTGGCAGCGGCAAGCCCCTCAGAATTTAGTAATCCTTTGAGAAAATTCAAATTGGTGTTTCTGGGCGAGCAGAGCG TCGGAAAAACTTCTTTAATTACTCGGTTTATGTATGATACTTTCGATAACACGTACCAG GCTACAATTGGAATAGATTTCCTATCTAAAACAATGTATTTGGAAGATAGAACTGTTAGATTGCAATTATGGGATACAGCTGGTCAG gaaAGGTTCCGTAGTTTAATTCCTAGTTATATCCGTGATTCTTCCGTAGCTGTTGTTGTGTATGATATTACAA ATCGGAATTCATTTATGAATACTGCTAAGTGGATTGACGACGTCCGTGCTGAACGAGGcaatgatgtaattattgtaCTGGTCGGCAACAAAACGGACTTAAATGACAAAAG acaAGTAACAACAGAGGAGGGAGAAAAGAAAGCTAAAGAATTTAACGTCATGTTTATCGAGACAAGTGCAAAAGCTGGTCATAATGTTAAAACACTTTTCCGTAAAATTGCTCAAGCTTTGCCTGGAATGGAAAATACAATGAATGAGCCTCAAAACCAAC TCATTGATGTCAATATCAATTCTGGCACTCAAAATAATAGCGAAGGGAATAGTTGTGCTTGTTGA